In one Myotis daubentonii chromosome 1, mMyoDau2.1, whole genome shotgun sequence genomic region, the following are encoded:
- the TMEM253 gene encoding transmembrane protein 253 isoform X1 — protein MGDRAGQPEQERPSPRLEKLQHWARHRQSGHLLVLAVSQLWLAVAVVPLAVSVACLNSACHMATALPLGPGALGLLTGIVTLELRRAPRLWKVRAMMIFNTVNLIFGFIVVVVEVMKTALGPAAPASSMVPLEGLLVLELSAEAFTLGGVLVSAYSLLLLNQRKPGCCRRQSLHYQELQEGLSELEEVTDLENGPAVASTANRTTE, from the exons ATGGGGGACAGAGCTGGTCAGCCAGAGCAAGAGAGACCCAGCCCTCGTCTGGAAAAGCTACAGCATTGGGCAAGGCACAGGCAGAGTGGGCACCTCTTGGTGCTGGCG GTGAGCCAACTATGGCTAGCAGTGGCTGTGGTGCCCTTGGCTGTCTCAGTTGCCTGCCTGAACTCTGCTTGTCACATGGCCACAGCACTGCCGCTTGGACCTGGAGCATTG GGTCTCCTCACTGGGATTGTTACCCTTGAGCTGCGCAGAGCACCCCGCCTTTGGAAG GTGCGCGCCATGATGATATTCAACACCGTCAATCTGATCTTTGGCTTCATTGTGGTGGTGGTTGAGGTGATGAAGACAGCCTTGGGGCCTGCAGCACCTGCCTCCTCCATGGTACCG CTGGAAGGCTTGTTGGTGCTGGAGCTCAGTGCTGAGGCTTTCACCCTAGGAGGAGTGCTGGTCTCAGCGTATTCCCTACTCCTGCTAAACCAGAGGAAGCCAGGATGCTGCAGGAGACAGAGTCTGCACTACCAGGAACTGCAGGAG GGTCTCTCTGAGTTGGAGGAAGTTACTGATTTGGAGAACGGTCCCGCGGTGGCTAGCACAGCAAACCGAACAACTGAATGA
- the TMEM253 gene encoding transmembrane protein 253 isoform X2 produces MGDRAGQPEQERPSPRLEKLQHWARHRQSGHLLVLAVSQLWLAVAVVPLAVSVACLNSACHMATALPLGPGALGLLTGIVTLELRRAPRLWKLEGLLVLELSAEAFTLGGVLVSAYSLLLLNQRKPGCCRRQSLHYQELQEGLSELEEVTDLENGPAVASTANRTTE; encoded by the exons ATGGGGGACAGAGCTGGTCAGCCAGAGCAAGAGAGACCCAGCCCTCGTCTGGAAAAGCTACAGCATTGGGCAAGGCACAGGCAGAGTGGGCACCTCTTGGTGCTGGCG GTGAGCCAACTATGGCTAGCAGTGGCTGTGGTGCCCTTGGCTGTCTCAGTTGCCTGCCTGAACTCTGCTTGTCACATGGCCACAGCACTGCCGCTTGGACCTGGAGCATTG GGTCTCCTCACTGGGATTGTTACCCTTGAGCTGCGCAGAGCACCCCGCCTTTGGAAG CTGGAAGGCTTGTTGGTGCTGGAGCTCAGTGCTGAGGCTTTCACCCTAGGAGGAGTGCTGGTCTCAGCGTATTCCCTACTCCTGCTAAACCAGAGGAAGCCAGGATGCTGCAGGAGACAGAGTCTGCACTACCAGGAACTGCAGGAG GGTCTCTCTGAGTTGGAGGAAGTTACTGATTTGGAGAACGGTCCCGCGGTGGCTAGCACAGCAAACCGAACAACTGAATGA
- the TMEM253 gene encoding transmembrane protein 253 isoform X3, with translation MATALPLGPGALGLLTGIVTLELRRAPRLWKVRAMMIFNTVNLIFGFIVVVVEVMKTALGPAAPASSMVPLEGLLVLELSAEAFTLGGVLVSAYSLLLLNQRKPGCCRRQSLHYQELQEGLSELEEVTDLENGPAVASTANRTTE, from the exons ATGGCCACAGCACTGCCGCTTGGACCTGGAGCATTG GGTCTCCTCACTGGGATTGTTACCCTTGAGCTGCGCAGAGCACCCCGCCTTTGGAAG GTGCGCGCCATGATGATATTCAACACCGTCAATCTGATCTTTGGCTTCATTGTGGTGGTGGTTGAGGTGATGAAGACAGCCTTGGGGCCTGCAGCACCTGCCTCCTCCATGGTACCG CTGGAAGGCTTGTTGGTGCTGGAGCTCAGTGCTGAGGCTTTCACCCTAGGAGGAGTGCTGGTCTCAGCGTATTCCCTACTCCTGCTAAACCAGAGGAAGCCAGGATGCTGCAGGAGACAGAGTCTGCACTACCAGGAACTGCAGGAG GGTCTCTCTGAGTTGGAGGAAGTTACTGATTTGGAGAACGGTCCCGCGGTGGCTAGCACAGCAAACCGAACAACTGAATGA